Proteins from one Marinobacter alexandrii genomic window:
- a CDS encoding GNAT family N-acetyltransferase: MIEFEIADVRFSEELVQFWRESFLAAYVDIHTKENIEAYFDESYTLEEANNVLSSEIHFCLKALRDQETVGVAIVAHQKCPLLENLIASELKQLYLLPSEYGSGLAYQMMEEVFRRIKGEEKEYVWLNVSKKNPRAQKFYQKIDFEMVGGGDDIHVGSEVLPSQIMIRRI, encoded by the coding sequence ATGATTGAATTCGAAATTGCTGATGTCAGATTTTCAGAGGAACTAGTACAATTCTGGAGAGAAAGTTTTTTGGCTGCTTACGTAGATATCCATACCAAAGAAAATATAGAGGCTTACTTTGATGAGAGTTATACGTTAGAAGAGGCAAACAATGTATTGTCCAGTGAGATTCATTTTTGTCTAAAGGCCTTGAGAGATCAAGAAACAGTTGGAGTTGCTATAGTTGCGCATCAAAAATGCCCTTTGCTAGAAAATCTAATTGCTTCGGAACTAAAACAGTTGTATTTGCTTCCTTCGGAATATGGTTCCGGACTAGCTTATCAAATGATGGAAGAAGTATTTAGAAGAATCAAAGGAGAGGAGAAGGAGTATGTTTGGTTGAACGTATCAAAAAAGAATCCTCGTGCTCAGAAGTTCTATCAAAAAATAGACTTTGAAATGGTAGGAGGCGGAGATGATATTCATGTTGGGAGTGAGGTGTTGCCTTCTCAGATAATGATCAGAAGAATCTAA
- a CDS encoding YciI family protein, with the protein MKKYLYVFRGGEGGYTDQSPEQMQAHMQRWGEWMAKVKAEGYPLQQEGKVVGPGGKIVTDGPFMEGKEMVGGYVHLDAKDLDHAVELSKDCPIFEFGGTTEVREIITDF; encoded by the coding sequence ATGAAAAAGTATTTATATGTATTCCGCGGTGGCGAAGGAGGTTATACTGATCAATCACCTGAACAAATGCAAGCTCACATGCAAAGATGGGGCGAATGGATGGCTAAAGTAAAGGCCGAAGGTTATCCACTTCAGCAGGAAGGTAAAGTGGTTGGTCCAGGTGGAAAAATTGTCACCGATGGCCCATTCATGGAAGGAAAGGAAATGGTAGGTGGTTATGTTCACCTGGATGCCAAAGATTTGGATCATGCAGTAGAGCTCTCCAAAGATTGCCCAATTTTTGAATTTGGCGGTACTACTGAAGTACGAGAGATTATTACTGATTTTTGA